A genomic window from Agreia sp. COWG includes:
- a CDS encoding metal-dependent transcriptional regulator, whose translation MADLIDTTEMYLRTILELEEENIIPLRARISERLGHSGPTVSQTVGRMERDGLVVVSGDRHLELTGTGRTKAVHVMRKHRLAERLLSDVIGLDWEYVHEEACRWEHVMSEQVERRIIEMLDHPTESPYGNPIPGLDEFGDAAAVPFTRGVVNLLTLVHGAVGPQTKIIRRLGEPAQVDPELLLQLKQFGVVPGNQAAFSQVGSYILVEVEGFAEGLELPNEVASHIFVGI comes from the coding sequence TTGGCCGATCTCATCGACACCACGGAGATGTACCTCCGAACGATCCTCGAACTCGAGGAGGAGAACATCATTCCGTTGCGCGCGAGGATCTCGGAGCGCCTCGGGCACTCCGGCCCCACCGTGTCGCAGACCGTCGGCCGCATGGAGCGCGACGGGCTCGTCGTAGTCTCGGGCGACCGTCACCTCGAGCTGACCGGCACCGGTCGCACCAAGGCCGTGCACGTGATGCGCAAGCACCGTCTGGCCGAACGCCTGCTGAGCGACGTCATCGGCCTCGATTGGGAGTACGTGCACGAAGAGGCATGCCGCTGGGAGCATGTCATGAGCGAGCAGGTCGAGCGCCGCATCATCGAGATGCTCGACCACCCCACCGAGTCTCCCTACGGCAATCCCATCCCGGGCCTCGACGAGTTTGGCGACGCGGCCGCGGTTCCCTTCACCCGCGGCGTCGTCAACCTGCTGACCCTGGTGCACGGCGCTGTCGGGCCGCAGACCAAGATCATTCGCCGACTCGGAGAGCCGGCTCAGGTCGACCCCGAGCTGCTGCTGCAGCTCAAGCAGTTCGGCGTCGTGCCGGGCAATCAGGCCGCCTTCTCGCAGGTCGGTTCGTACATTCTGGTCGAGGTCGAGGGCTTCGCCGAGGGGCTCGAGCTGCCCAATGAGGTCGCGAGCCACATCTTCGTCGGCATCTAA
- the serC gene encoding phosphoserine transaminase: protein MPDLTIPSALLPADGRFGCGPSKVRPEQLADLAARGASLMGTSHRQAPVKNLVGSVRDGLADLFSVPDGYEVVLGNGGSTAFWDAAAFGLISKRSEHLTFGEFGSKFAGAAKAPWLEAPHVINAAAGSRSEIEVVDGVDVYAWPHNETSTGVMAPVSRVHGDEGALTVVDATSAAGGILFDAAEADVYYFAPQKNFASDGGLWFALFSPAALERVERIAASDRYIPEFLSIKNAVDNSRLNQTLNTPALSTLVLLDNQVEWIRGNGGLSWASARTNESSSALYDWAEGVSYATPFVANPEHRSQVVVTIDFDDSIDAAAVAKVLRANGIVDTEPYRKLGRNQLRVATFVAIDPADVRALIASIEYVVENL, encoded by the coding sequence ATGCCTGATCTGACAATTCCCAGCGCCCTCCTGCCCGCAGACGGCCGCTTCGGATGCGGCCCCTCCAAGGTGCGCCCCGAGCAGCTCGCCGACCTCGCCGCCCGCGGGGCATCCCTCATGGGAACCTCGCACCGCCAGGCACCGGTGAAGAACCTCGTGGGCTCGGTGCGCGACGGTCTCGCCGACCTGTTCAGCGTGCCGGATGGCTACGAGGTCGTTCTCGGCAACGGCGGGTCGACCGCCTTCTGGGATGCCGCGGCATTCGGCCTCATCTCGAAGCGCAGCGAACACCTCACCTTCGGCGAATTCGGCTCCAAGTTCGCCGGTGCCGCCAAGGCTCCGTGGCTCGAGGCTCCGCACGTCATCAACGCCGCGGCCGGCTCGCGCAGCGAGATCGAGGTCGTCGACGGCGTGGATGTCTACGCCTGGCCCCACAACGAGACGAGCACCGGGGTCATGGCCCCCGTGTCACGCGTGCACGGCGACGAGGGCGCGCTCACGGTGGTCGACGCGACGAGCGCGGCCGGAGGCATCCTGTTCGACGCGGCCGAGGCCGACGTCTACTACTTCGCCCCGCAGAAGAACTTCGCCTCCGACGGTGGGCTCTGGTTTGCCCTCTTCTCCCCCGCCGCCCTCGAGCGGGTCGAGCGTATCGCCGCCTCCGACCGCTACATCCCCGAGTTCCTGAGCATCAAGAACGCGGTCGACAACTCGCGCCTGAACCAGACGCTGAACACGCCGGCCCTCTCGACCCTCGTGCTGCTCGACAACCAGGTCGAGTGGATCCGCGGCAACGGCGGCCTCTCCTGGGCGTCTGCTCGCACCAATGAGTCGTCGAGCGCGCTGTACGACTGGGCCGAGGGCGTGTCGTACGCGACCCCGTTCGTGGCCAACCCCGAGCACCGCTCGCAGGTCGTCGTCACGATCGACTTCGACGACTCGATCGACGCAGCCGCCGTGGCCAAGGTGCTGCGCGCCAATGGCATCGTCGACACGGAGCCTTACCGCAAGCTGGGCCGCAACCAGCTGCGCGTGGCCACGTTCGTGGCCATCGACCCGGCCGACGTGCGCGCGCTCATCGCCTCGATCGAGTACGTGGTCGAGAACCTCTAG